One Cryptomeria japonica chromosome 9, Sugi_1.0, whole genome shotgun sequence genomic window carries:
- the LOC131034479 gene encoding protein OXIDATIVE STRESS 3 produces MGTKSTNSCWNNNTSEAHGGPLYHMSSLTAALPCKRGLSKFYGGKSQSFSCLEDVTCIDELAKTQDSYYSKKKNKGCHERGLRHSKSYEPRISSASMISKRPQKASKMMIGKKAMSLSMSSELSLSNAQNNP; encoded by the exons ATGGGCACCAAAAGCACCAATTCTTGTTGGAACAATAATACTTCAGAAGCTCATGGTGGACCTCTCTACCACATGAGCTCTCTCACAGCGGCCCTTCCCTGCAA GAGAGGGTTGTCGAAGTTCTATGGTGGCAAATCACAATCATTCTCTTGTCTAGAAGATGTGACATGTATAGATGAACTCGCCAAGACACAGGATTCTTATTACAGCAAGAAAAAAAATAAGGGATGTCATGAACGTGGATTGAGACATAGTAAGTCATATGAACCTAGAATATCATCAGCTTCAATGATTTCCAAGAGACCTCAGAAGGCTTCTAAAATGATGATAGGTAAAAAGGCCATGAGTTTGTCAATGAGCTCAGAGTTATCTCTTTCGAATGCTCAGAATAATCCATAG